In Phreatobacter cathodiphilus, the genomic window GTCCCGTCCCGGTGACCGTCGACGACGTGGTGCGCGCCTCGGGCCTCGGCGTCGCGGCGGTGCGCGTGGCCCTGCTCGAACTCGAACTCGCCGGCCGGCTTCACCGCGACTCCGGTGGCCGCGTGTCCCTCGCCTGAGGCGCGGGGCCGATCTGCGGGGTCCTGCGCAGCAGCCGCACCTGCTGCTCGGCCTCCAGCCGGGTCATGTCGGCGAGATAGGCGAGCAGATGCAGATCCGCCACGCGGGCCAGTTCCACCATCTCGGCCGCGAGGCGGGCGACATAGGCGGCGACGTCCTCGCGTCCGACGCGGGGCGACGCGGCCGCCGCCACACCCTCGCGGCAACCGCGCGATCCCGAACGGCGTCGTCCGCCATCGCCCGCCATCCATCGCTCCCCCGTCTTCGAAGCCATCGCCACCGCGCGACGGTATTTACAACCCAGTAAACGTGTCAACGCAAAATACTCGTTATGCGGGCATAACGGTGGCGATTTGACTTGGGCCGGCCTTGTGCCCATGTTCCGGCCGACTTCTGGCACCGCATCAACGGCGAGCCGACAATTCCGAGGGGCAGGGACGCGTGGCCGTGAACGTCGTCATCGTCGAGTCGCCGGCCAAGGCCAAGACGATCAACAAATATCTGGGTCCGGACTACGAGGTCGTCGCCTCGTTCGGCCATGTGCGCGACCTGCCCCCCAAGGACGGGTCCGTGGATCCCGATGCCGACTTCGCCATGGTCTGGGAGGCGGACGGTCGCGGCGCCAAGCGCATCGGCGAGATCGCCAAGCTGGTCAAGGGCGCCGACAAGCTGATCCTCGCCACCGACCCCGACCGCGAGGGCGAGGCCATTTCCTGGCACCTTCTGGAGGCGCTGAGGGACAAGCGCGTCCTGAAGGACATGCCGGTCGAGCGCGTCACCTTCAACGCCATCACCAAACAGGCCGTGCAGGAGGCCATGGCCGCCCCGCGGTCCATCGACACCGCCCTGGTGGAGGCCTATCTCGCCCGCCGCGCCCTCGACTATCTCGTCGGGTTCCGCCTCTCGCCGGTGCTGTGGCGCAAGCTGCCCGGCGCCCGCTCGGCCGGCCGCGTCCAGTCCGTGGCGTTGAGGCTGGTCTGCGAGCGCGAGGCCGAGATCGAGCGCTTCCGCAAGAAGGAATACTGGTCCCTCGTGGCGACCCTCGCCACGCCGCGCGGCGAAGCCTTCGAGGCCCGCCTCGTCGGCGCCGACGGACAGAAGATCCAGCGGCTCGACGTCGGCACCGAGGCCGAAGCCCGCGCCTTCGAGAAGGCGCTGGCGGAGGCCCATTTCGCCGTCTCCGGCGTCGAGGCCAAGCCCGCCCGGCGCCACCCCTTCGCGCCCTTCACCACCTCGACCCTCCAGCAGGAGGCGAGCCGCAAGCTCGGCTTCGCACCGGCGCGCACCATGCAGGTGGCCCAGCGCCTCTACGAGGGCACCGACATCGGCGGCGAGACGGTCGGCCTCATCACCTATATGCGAACCGACGGCGTCGACGTGGCGCCCGAGGCAGTCAGCGCCATCCGCGGCCTCATCGGCAAGGATTTCGGGCCGCGCTATCTGCCGAGCGCGCCGCGCAAATACACCTCCAAGCAGAAGAACGCCCAGGAGGCCCACGAGGCCATCCGGCCGACCGACGCGCGCCGCCATCCGCGCGAGGTCGCCCGCTTCCTCGAGCCGGAACAGGCCCGCCTCTACGAGCTCATCTGGAAGCGCACCGTCGCCTCGCAGATGGAGAGCGCCGAGCTCGAGCGGACCACGGTCGACATCGATGCGACGGTGGGCGGCCTCGGCACCGCCATGGGCCGGCGGCTGGAGCTGCGCGCCACCGGCCAGGTGGTGAAGTTCGACGGCTTCCTCACCCTCTATACCGAGGACCGCGACGACGACGGCGACGACGAGGACGGCAAGCGCCTGCCGGCCATGACGGTCGGCGAGAAGCTCGCCCGCAAGGCCATCGCCACCACCCAGCACTTCACCGAGCCGCCGCCGCGCTATTCGGAGGCGAGCCTCGTCAAGCGCATGGAGGAGCTCGGCATCGGCCGGCCCTCCACCTATGCCTCGACCCTGCAGACCCTGCAGGACCGGGAATACGTGAAGATCGACAAGAAGCGCCTCGTCCCCGAGGACAAGGGCCGCCTCGTCATCGCCTTCCTGGAAAACTTCTTCGAGCGCTACGTCGAATACGGCTTCACCGCAGCCCTGGAGGAGCGGCTCGACCTCGTCTCCAACAGCGAACTCGACTGGAAGGCGCTGCTGCGCGACTTCTGGCGCGATTTCGCCGCCGCCATCGACGAGACCAAGGAGCTGCGCGTCTCCGATGTGCTCTCCGCGCTCAACGACAGCCTCGGGCCGCACATCTTCCCCGACAAGGGCGACGGCTCCAACCCGCGGGCCTGCCCCGTCTGCGGCACCGGCGCGCTGTCCCTCAAGCTCGGCAAGTTCGGCGCCTTCATCGGCTGCTCGAACTATCCCGAATGCCGCTTCACCCGCCAGCTCGCCGCGCCGGGCCCGGATTCGGAGGGTGACGGCCCCGCCTCGGCCGGAGCCGACGGCACGCGCAAGCTCGGCGAGGATCCGGTCACCGGCCTCGAAGTCACGGTGCGTGACGGCCGCTTCGGCCCCTATGTGCAGCTCGGCGAGGGCGAGAAGCCGAAGCGCTCCTCCCTGCCCAAGGGCATGACGCCGGCCGGGCTCGACCTCGAACGGGCGCTCGCCCTCCTCGAACTGCCGAAGGAGGTCGCGAAGCACCCCGAGAGCGGCAAGCCCATCCTCGTCGGCATCGGCCGCTATGGCCCCTATGTCCAGCACGAGAAGACCTACGCCAACCTGGAGAAGGACGACGACGTGCTGGCGATCGGCGCCAACCGCGCCATCGATCTCGTCATCGCCAAGGAGAGCGGCGCCAAGAGCCGCTTCGGCCGCGGCAGCGCCCCGGCGGGCCGCGAGCTCGGCGAACATCCGACCCTCGGCGGCCCCGTCACCGTCATGGCCGGCCGCTACGGCCCCTACGTGAAGCACGGCGCGGTCAACGCCACCCTGCCCAAGGGCAAGGACGCCGCGACGCTGACCATGGAGGAGGCCGTCCCCCTGCTCGCCGCCCGGGCGGAGGCCGCCGGCTCCGGCAAGAAGGGCCCTGCCCGCGGCAAGGCGAAGGCTGCCGCCAAGCCCAAGACCTCTGCGGAAGCCAAGCCCAAGGCCGCCGCGAAGTCGAAGGCCGCCGCCAAGGGGTCCAAGACGGCGAAACCCGCGGCGAAGGCCAAGGTTGCCAAATCGGAGGCTTGAGCCCAGGCCTCTCGCGAACGGCGTTTCCCCGAATCCGCCGATCGGCTAGCCTGACCGTGCCCGACGCCTCCGCGCCGGCCTGACCTGGACGTCATTTGCCCCGCAGATCCAAGACCGGCCTTCCATCCGCCCTTCCCTCACGCGAGGAGGTCCTGGCCTTCATCGCCAGCCAATCCGGCCGGGTGGGCAAGCGTGAGATCACGCGGCATTTCGGTCTGCACGGCGCCGACAAGGCGGCGCTGAAGGCGCTGCTCAAGGACATCGTCGACGAGGGCCTGGTCGCCAGGGGCCGCGGCAAGCTGTCGAAGCACGGCGCGCTGCCGCCGGTGGTGGTCGTCGACATCCACGCGCGCGACGCCGAGGGAGACCTCGTCGCCAGTCCCGCCGAATGGGACGAAGAGGAGCACGGCGCCGCCCCCACCATCGTCATCGCCGTACCGCATCGCCCGCGCCCCGGCGATCCGGTCCCGGGCGTCGGCGACCGGGCGCTGGTGCGCCTCTCCGACGGCGGAGCGCCCAGCGACGACCCCCGCCCGGTCGGCCGGGTCATGAAGGTGCTGGAGCGTGGCCGCTCGCGCACCATCGGCGTCTTCCGGGCCGTGCCCGGGCACGGCGGCCGGCTCCTGCCCATCGACAAGAAGAACGTCGGCCGCGAACTCGCCATTCCCGAGGAAGCGACGGGCGACGCGAAGGACGGCGACCTCGTCGCGGTCGACATTGTCCGAACCTCGCGCTTCGGCCCGCCGGTGGCCAAGGTCCGCGAGCGGCTCGGCAACCTCAAATCCGAGCGCGCCGTGTCGCTCATTGCCCTCGAGGTGCACGGCATCCCCCACGTCTTCCGCGCCGATACGCTGGCGGAAGCCGAGAAGGCCGAGCCGGTCTCGGTCGGGCGGCGCGAGGACTGGCGCAAGCTCCCCCTCGTCACCATCGACCCGCCGGACGCCAAGGACCACGACGACGCCGTCCACGCCGAGCCGGACCCTTCCGATGACAATGCCGGCGGCTTCATCCTGACCATCGCCGTCGCCGACGTCGCCGCCTATGTGCGGCCTGGCACGGCGCTCGACCGCGAGGCGGCGGTGCGCGGCAATTCGGTTTATTTCCCCGACCGCGTCGTGCCGATGCTGCCCGAGCGCATCTCCAACGACCTGTGCTCGCTGAAACCGCACGAGGACCGCCCCGCCCTCGCCTGCCGCGTCGTCATCCGCGCAGACGGGCGCCGGAAGAGCCACAGCTTCCACCGCATCATGATGCGCTCGGCCGCCAAGCTCGCCTATGCCCAGGCCCAGGCCGCCGTCGACGGCCACCCCGACGAGACGACGGACGGTCTCGTCGAGCCCATCCTGAAGCCGCTCTGGGAGGCCTATGCGGCGCTGAAGCGGGCGCGTGACGACCGCGAACCGCTCGACCTCGACCTGCCCGAGCGCAAGATCGTGCTGAAGCCCGACGGCACCGTCGACCGCGTGGTCGTCCCCGAGCGGCTGGAGGCGCACCGGCTGATCGAGGAGATGATGATCCTCGCCAACGTCTGCGCCGCGGAGACGCTGGAGAAGCACCGCACGCCTTGCATGTACCGCATCCATGACGCGCCGAGCATGGAGAAGCTCCTCTCGCTCAAGGAGTTCCTGAAGACGCTCGACATCTCGTTGCCCAAGGCGGCGCTGCTGAGGCCCTCGAACTTCAACCAGATCCTGGCGCGGGCGAAAGGCACGGAATCGGCCGAGCTGGTCAATCAGGTGGTGCTGCGCTCGCAGTCGCAGGCGCAATACGATCCGGAGAACATCGGCCATTTCGGCCTCAACCTGCGCCGCTACGCACATTTCACCTCGCCGATCCGCCGCTACGCCGACCTCATCGTGCACCGCGGCCTGATCCGCGCCCTCGGCTTCGGCCAGGACGGCTTGACCGACGGCCAGGCGGCCTCCCTCGCCGAAATCGCCGCGGAGATTTCCGCCGCCGAGCGCCGCGCCATGGCGGCCGAGCGCGAGACCATCGACCGGCTGATCGCCGCCCATCTCTCAGAGCGTGTCGGCGACGTCTTCGGCGCCCGCATTTCCGGCATGACCCGATCCGGTCTCTTCGTGAAGCTCGATGACACCGGTGCCGACGGCTTCGTGCCCGCCTCCACCATCGGCGGCGACTATTACCGCTACGAGGAGGGCCTGCAGGCCCTGGTCGGCACCCGCACGGGAGAGACCTGGCGCCTCGGCGACACGGTCACGGTGCGCCTCGTCGAGGCGGCGCCGGTGGCCGGAGCCCTGCGATTCGAACTGATGAGCGATGGTCGCAGCGGCCTTGCACCCGCGGGCCGCGGGGCGCACATAGGCCGCAAGAAGCGCGACGACGGCTTTTCCGACGGGCGGCGCGCAAGGCCGGGCGACAAGCCCTCCAGGCCGCCGTGGAAGAAGAAAGGCCGGAAATGACGGTTCAGATCCTCACGGGGCAGCCGGTGGCCGAGCCCGTTCGTCCGGCGCGCGACCTCTGGACCGCCGTGCGGCGCGGCATGGTCTGCCGCTGCCCGGCCTGCGGCGAGGGCCGGCTCTTCACCTCCTATCTGAAGGTCGCGCCGGTCTGCGAGAGCTGCGGCGAGGAACTGCACCACCACCGCGCCGACGACGCGCCGCCCTATCTGACCATCATGGTGGTCGGCCACGTCATCGTCCCGCTGCTCATGTGGTTCGAGCTCGCCTATCAGCCCTCGCTCTGGATTCATGCGGCCATCTGGCTGCCGCTGACGCTTGTCATGTCCCTCCTTTTGCTGCCTCCCCTCAAGGGCCTCGTCGTGGGATACCAGTGGGCCATGCGCATGCACGGCTTCGACGAGTTCGGCGAAGACCGCCAACAGGGACAGATACAGTGACCGACAAGGGCATCGCTCTCGCCGAGCGCCTGACCAAGACAGAGCGTGAGACCCGCTGGGCCAACCAGAAGCCGGTCGACGCGGCGACCCTCATCCTGATCGACCGCTCGGGCACCAAGCCCAAGGTGCTGATGGGCAAGCGCCGCCACGACCTCAAGTTCATGCCCGGCAAGTTCGTTTTCCCCGGCGGCCGGCGCGATCCCGACGACCGGGCCATGCCCGTCTACGGCACGCTCGACGACCGCGCCCAGGCCCGCCTGATGGCGCGCGTCCAGCGCCCCTCCATGTCGCGCGCGCGCTCGCTCGCCCTCACCGCCATCCGCGAGACCTGCGAGGAGACCGGCCTTCTCCTCGGCACCCGCGACGCCGGCAAGCCGGAATCGGTGCCCAAGGGCTGGGAAGCCTTCGCCGAGCACGGCGTCTTCCCGGATCTCGAATCGCTGCACTTCGTCGCCCGCGCCATCACCCCGCCGCGCCGGCCGAAGCGCTTCGACACCCGCTTCTTCGCCTGCGACGCCGAGCACATCGCCCACCGGATCGAGGGCGTCGTCGGACCCCATGCCGAACTCACCGAGCTGAAATGGCTCACCCTCGACGAGGCGCTGCACGAAGACCTGCCGACCATCACCACGGTCGTTCTGGAAGAGCTCGGCGACCGCATCGCCAAGGGCTTCTCCCCGCTCCTGCCCGTGCCCTTCTATTTCATGGTGCGGAAGGAGTTCCGCCGCGAGGTCATCGACTGACCATCGCGCCCTCGTGATTTGAGGCAGCGCAAGGACCCAGATTAGAAGCGATCTAATCAGGGGCTGCGGCGTCCAGCCGCAGAGGGGGTCCGACATGATCAAGCCGTGGTTGCTGCGCCTTCACCGGTGGCTGACGCTGGTTTTCGCCCTCCCGCTAGCGGTCATCGTCTCGACGGGGCTCGTTCTCTCCTTCGAGCCCATGGCGCAGATCGGCGCCGCCGCGCCCGGGACGCTCACGGCCGATCGGGTGGTGGACCTGCTCCAGCGCCACGATCCCGAGGGCAAGGCGCGCTCCCTCACCTTCCGCGCCTACGAGCATCGCCTGTCGATCGGCGGCGTGCGCCCCGACGACACCATCGACGTCGACGTGCGCAGCGGTGCCGAACTCACCGAGGACGGCACACTCTCCAACCTGTTCTATTATTCCCGCGTCCTGCACGAGACGCTGATGCTGGACCTCGGCTGGCTGGTCCATGTCTCGACCATGGCGATGATCCTGCTCATGGCGCTCGGCATCGCCATGGGCTGGCCCCGTCTCACCAATACCCTCTCCGGCTGGCACAAGGGCATCGCCTGGAACCTCCTGCCCATCCTCGTCCTCAGCCCCGTCACCGGCCTCCTCCTCGCCTGGGGCGTCAGCTTCGCCCGCCCCGCCTTCGCGCCCGCCCCGTCCGCCCCGCTCTCCATGGTCGAGGCTGTCCGGCGCGTCGGCGCCTCCCACGATCTCTCCGGCCTCGTCTGGATCCGCGGCCGCAGCGGCCGCCTCCTCGCCCGCGTCGTCGATCGCGGCGAATACCGGGTCTTCACGGTGACGCCCGAGGGGCTGTTCCCCACCTCGCGCAACTGGGTGCGCCTGCTCCACGAGGGCAATTTCGCCGGCCACTGGTCGGCGCTCATGAACGTCGTGACCTCCATCGCCCTCACGGCGCTGATGGCCACCGGCCTCGTCATCTGGGCCCGCCGCCGCTTCCGCAAGCGCCGGCCGCGCGTGAGGCGCGAGCGGTCGACGCTCGTTACACCGGCCTGACGCGGCAATTCGGCGCTTGTCATCTGCCCGTCGCGCCTCCATGGGAGGCGGCCTGATGAGCAGCCCGACCACCACCGTCCAATTCTCCCGCCAGACCGTCGCCTCTCTCGGTGCGGCCATTGCCTGCATCGTCTCGGTCGGCATCGGCCTGTCGCTGTCGATTCCGCTCCTCTCCTTCGCGCTCGACGCGAAGGGGGCGTCGCGCACGGTCATCGGCCTCAACACCGCCATGGCAGGCGTCGCGACCATCGTCTGCGCGCCCTTTATTTCCGGCTGGGCAAGGCGCTTCGGCGTCAGGACGCTGCTGGTCGCGGCGACGCTGCTGGCCGGCGTGAGCCTCCTCGCCTTCCAGATCGTCGAGCCTCTATGGGCCTGGTTTCCGCTGCGTTTCGTGTTTTCGGTCGCGCTGACCATCCTCTTCGTTCTCTCGGAATACTGGATCAACGCCGCCGCGCCCGAGCAGAGGCGCGGCCTCGTGCTCGGCATCTATGCCAGCGCGCTCTCCGTCGGCTTCGCGGCCGGCCCCTATGTGCTGATCCTGCTCGGCGCCTCCGGTCCGGCGCCCTATTTCGCCGGCGCGGGGCTGATCATTCTCGCCATGCTGCCCGTGCTGGTCGCCCGCGACATGATCCCGACCATCGACGAAGAGCCCTCTTCCGGCTTCGTCACCTTCCTCTGGGCGGCTCCCGCAGCGACGCTTGCGGCCCTCGTCTTCGGCTCG contains:
- the topA gene encoding type I DNA topoisomerase translates to MNVVIVESPAKAKTINKYLGPDYEVVASFGHVRDLPPKDGSVDPDADFAMVWEADGRGAKRIGEIAKLVKGADKLILATDPDREGEAISWHLLEALRDKRVLKDMPVERVTFNAITKQAVQEAMAAPRSIDTALVEAYLARRALDYLVGFRLSPVLWRKLPGARSAGRVQSVALRLVCEREAEIERFRKKEYWSLVATLATPRGEAFEARLVGADGQKIQRLDVGTEAEARAFEKALAEAHFAVSGVEAKPARRHPFAPFTTSTLQQEASRKLGFAPARTMQVAQRLYEGTDIGGETVGLITYMRTDGVDVAPEAVSAIRGLIGKDFGPRYLPSAPRKYTSKQKNAQEAHEAIRPTDARRHPREVARFLEPEQARLYELIWKRTVASQMESAELERTTVDIDATVGGLGTAMGRRLELRATGQVVKFDGFLTLYTEDRDDDGDDEDGKRLPAMTVGEKLARKAIATTQHFTEPPPRYSEASLVKRMEELGIGRPSTYASTLQTLQDREYVKIDKKRLVPEDKGRLVIAFLENFFERYVEYGFTAALEERLDLVSNSELDWKALLRDFWRDFAAAIDETKELRVSDVLSALNDSLGPHIFPDKGDGSNPRACPVCGTGALSLKLGKFGAFIGCSNYPECRFTRQLAAPGPDSEGDGPASAGADGTRKLGEDPVTGLEVTVRDGRFGPYVQLGEGEKPKRSSLPKGMTPAGLDLERALALLELPKEVAKHPESGKPILVGIGRYGPYVQHEKTYANLEKDDDVLAIGANRAIDLVIAKESGAKSRFGRGSAPAGRELGEHPTLGGPVTVMAGRYGPYVKHGAVNATLPKGKDAATLTMEEAVPLLAARAEAAGSGKKGPARGKAKAAAKPKTSAEAKPKAAAKSKAAAKGSKTAKPAAKAKVAKSEA
- the rnr gene encoding ribonuclease R — protein: MPRRSKTGLPSALPSREEVLAFIASQSGRVGKREITRHFGLHGADKAALKALLKDIVDEGLVARGRGKLSKHGALPPVVVVDIHARDAEGDLVASPAEWDEEEHGAAPTIVIAVPHRPRPGDPVPGVGDRALVRLSDGGAPSDDPRPVGRVMKVLERGRSRTIGVFRAVPGHGGRLLPIDKKNVGRELAIPEEATGDAKDGDLVAVDIVRTSRFGPPVAKVRERLGNLKSERAVSLIALEVHGIPHVFRADTLAEAEKAEPVSVGRREDWRKLPLVTIDPPDAKDHDDAVHAEPDPSDDNAGGFILTIAVADVAAYVRPGTALDREAAVRGNSVYFPDRVVPMLPERISNDLCSLKPHEDRPALACRVVIRADGRRKSHSFHRIMMRSAAKLAYAQAQAAVDGHPDETTDGLVEPILKPLWEAYAALKRARDDREPLDLDLPERKIVLKPDGTVDRVVVPERLEAHRLIEEMMILANVCAAETLEKHRTPCMYRIHDAPSMEKLLSLKEFLKTLDISLPKAALLRPSNFNQILARAKGTESAELVNQVVLRSQSQAQYDPENIGHFGLNLRRYAHFTSPIRRYADLIVHRGLIRALGFGQDGLTDGQAASLAEIAAEISAAERRAMAAERETIDRLIAAHLSERVGDVFGARISGMTRSGLFVKLDDTGADGFVPASTIGGDYYRYEEGLQALVGTRTGETWRLGDTVTVRLVEAAPVAGALRFELMSDGRSGLAPAGRGAHIGRKKRDDGFSDGRRARPGDKPSRPPWKKKGRK
- a CDS encoding DUF983 domain-containing protein; translated protein: MTVQILTGQPVAEPVRPARDLWTAVRRGMVCRCPACGEGRLFTSYLKVAPVCESCGEELHHHRADDAPPYLTIMVVGHVIVPLLMWFELAYQPSLWIHAAIWLPLTLVMSLLLLPPLKGLVVGYQWAMRMHGFDEFGEDRQQGQIQ
- a CDS encoding NUDIX hydrolase, giving the protein MTDKGIALAERLTKTERETRWANQKPVDAATLILIDRSGTKPKVLMGKRRHDLKFMPGKFVFPGGRRDPDDRAMPVYGTLDDRAQARLMARVQRPSMSRARSLALTAIRETCEETGLLLGTRDAGKPESVPKGWEAFAEHGVFPDLESLHFVARAITPPRRPKRFDTRFFACDAEHIAHRIEGVVGPHAELTELKWLTLDEALHEDLPTITTVVLEELGDRIAKGFSPLLPVPFYFMVRKEFRREVID
- a CDS encoding PepSY-associated TM helix domain-containing protein, which produces MIKPWLLRLHRWLTLVFALPLAVIVSTGLVLSFEPMAQIGAAAPGTLTADRVVDLLQRHDPEGKARSLTFRAYEHRLSIGGVRPDDTIDVDVRSGAELTEDGTLSNLFYYSRVLHETLMLDLGWLVHVSTMAMILLMALGIAMGWPRLTNTLSGWHKGIAWNLLPILVLSPVTGLLLAWGVSFARPAFAPAPSAPLSMVEAVRRVGASHDLSGLVWIRGRSGRLLARVVDRGEYRVFTVTPEGLFPTSRNWVRLLHEGNFAGHWSALMNVVTSIALTALMATGLVIWARRRFRKRRPRVRRERSTLVTPA
- a CDS encoding MFS transporter produces the protein MSSPTTTVQFSRQTVASLGAAIACIVSVGIGLSLSIPLLSFALDAKGASRTVIGLNTAMAGVATIVCAPFISGWARRFGVRTLLVAATLLAGVSLLAFQIVEPLWAWFPLRFVFSVALTILFVLSEYWINAAAPEQRRGLVLGIYASALSVGFAAGPYVLILLGASGPAPYFAGAGLIILAMLPVLVARDMIPTIDEEPSSGFVTFLWAAPAATLAALVFGSAETGAFALLPLYGTAIGLDVSGAATLVSLMSLGNLAFQIPIGLIADRVDRRKVLLACGVVGAVGMLVATLVTLPLGWFRALLFVWGGIVAALYTVGLAHLGSRFRGADLAQANAAFVVMYSAGLMIGPPLAGAGMDLWPPHGLMATFAALFSLYVGVVAWRMRTAR